The Sorangiineae bacterium MSr11367 genome window below encodes:
- a CDS encoding heparan-alpha-glucosaminide N-acetyltransferase domain-containing protein, with protein sequence MNRATERIESVDLLRGIVMAIMTLDHVRDFFSGAQFGPMDLDHTTSAWFATRWITHFCAPVFVFLAGTGAYLSRRPKPELAKFLVTRGLWLVFLEIAFIRLWWPFSGGVVLQVIWALGWSMVAMAALVFLPLRALAVFALAMIGLHNALDGVHAEALGPFKALWMVAHESGAFSMFGATQIDVGYPLVPWIGVMAAGYAFGALLQGEVAERRRRIAWLGAAVVLLFIVLRAANVYGDPQPWSVQPRGALFTFLSFLKCSKYPPSLLYLAMTLGPALLALSALDRPGLARASVARPFLVLGRVPLFFYLLHLPLLHGAARLVGQNGYDLGTLYVVWIAVLALLYGPCHWFAGVKRRNRSAWLSYL encoded by the coding sequence ATGAATCGCGCCACGGAACGAATCGAGTCGGTGGACCTTCTGCGCGGCATCGTGATGGCGATCATGACGCTCGATCACGTGCGCGACTTCTTTTCGGGCGCCCAGTTCGGTCCGATGGATCTGGACCACACGACGTCGGCGTGGTTCGCAACCCGGTGGATTACGCACTTCTGTGCACCGGTCTTCGTGTTCCTCGCTGGAACGGGTGCCTATTTGAGCCGGCGGCCCAAGCCGGAGCTGGCCAAGTTTCTCGTGACGCGCGGGCTATGGTTGGTCTTTCTCGAAATCGCGTTCATTCGCCTGTGGTGGCCGTTTTCCGGGGGCGTGGTGCTCCAGGTCATTTGGGCTCTAGGCTGGAGCATGGTGGCCATGGCGGCACTCGTCTTTCTGCCGCTGCGTGCGCTCGCCGTCTTCGCATTGGCCATGATTGGCCTGCACAACGCGCTCGATGGCGTGCACGCCGAGGCACTCGGTCCGTTCAAGGCCCTATGGATGGTGGCGCACGAGTCGGGCGCGTTCTCCATGTTCGGCGCGACCCAGATTGACGTCGGCTATCCGCTCGTACCGTGGATCGGTGTGATGGCGGCGGGGTACGCGTTCGGTGCGCTTCTTCAGGGTGAGGTTGCGGAGCGGCGGCGGCGCATCGCCTGGCTCGGTGCGGCGGTGGTGCTGCTCTTCATCGTGCTTCGCGCCGCCAACGTTTATGGCGATCCACAGCCGTGGAGCGTTCAGCCGCGTGGCGCGCTTTTTACGTTCCTCTCCTTCCTCAAATGCTCCAAGTATCCGCCGTCGTTGCTCTATTTGGCGATGACCCTCGGGCCTGCGCTGCTGGCCCTTTCGGCGCTGGATCGTCCTGGGTTGGCGCGCGCCAGTGTGGCTCGGCCCTTTCTGGTGCTCGGGCGCGTGCCACTGTTCTTTTACCTGCTCCACCTTCCACTCCTTCATGGCGCGGCACGCCTCGTCGGGCAGAATGGCTACGACCTGGGGACGCTGTACGTGGTGTGGATCGCGGTGTTGGCCTTGCTCTATGGCCCGTGCCACTGGTTCGCCGGGGTCAAGCGGCGCAATCGATCCGCGTGGCTCAGTTATCTCTGA